One part of the Microlunatus elymi genome encodes these proteins:
- a CDS encoding CYTH domain-containing protein, producing the protein MSKIDQRTPLLFDLPFTAEVARLDQPEVGLAKVISLVGRDASYAAEVTLLDVADHRLIRSGVELAHRVIEGRGDWYLRAPQWQPLLPAERLEPFARGDLPDDLADLVLPFRRRGALGPVAAISYERHSFEFRAADGAALARLQDSRITIRRGGVTTARYREVRVEPLDPGLTGQQRDWLIAALSDAGGTLVDDFPELATRLGTPATGLTDYPEPRPIEPDSSFESFVESVLAARLRELMLADLAIRTDSVPATRLGEVVDRLRGELNGLAATLDPEWLAELDEELRWLLAELTEAEREPARLRSLLRRERYLRLLDLLVTAVRGPKVDENAAELKAGDIVIGLLDHSCKKLLKIAGALGPGAGGRAWMTAAVAAEETARIDRLAALVAGKKERRVARRLRPAIKLLLASQTDAELAAAAQRQARFATAAEAFELGRDYQRLRQRQHEAERDFLRLWPRIVAKVHR; encoded by the coding sequence ATGAGCAAGATCGATCAGCGTACGCCGCTGCTCTTCGACCTGCCGTTCACCGCCGAGGTGGCCCGGCTCGACCAGCCCGAGGTCGGGCTGGCCAAGGTGATCTCGCTGGTCGGCCGGGACGCCTCGTACGCGGCCGAGGTGACGCTGCTGGATGTCGCCGATCATCGACTGATCCGCTCCGGCGTCGAGTTGGCGCACCGGGTGATCGAGGGCCGCGGCGACTGGTACCTGCGGGCTCCGCAGTGGCAGCCGTTGCTGCCGGCCGAGCGGCTCGAACCGTTCGCCCGGGGTGATCTGCCGGACGACCTGGCCGACCTGGTGCTGCCGTTTCGCCGCCGGGGTGCGCTCGGGCCGGTGGCCGCGATCAGCTATGAACGGCACAGCTTCGAATTCCGCGCGGCCGACGGAGCTGCGCTGGCACGCCTGCAGGACAGCCGGATCACCATCCGCCGTGGCGGGGTGACGACGGCGCGCTACCGCGAGGTCCGGGTCGAGCCGTTGGATCCCGGGCTGACCGGCCAGCAGCGGGACTGGCTGATCGCGGCGCTGAGCGACGCGGGCGGCACCCTGGTCGACGATTTTCCCGAGTTGGCGACCCGGTTGGGCACACCGGCCACCGGGCTCACCGACTATCCCGAACCGCGCCCGATCGAGCCCGACTCCAGCTTCGAGAGCTTCGTCGAATCGGTACTGGCGGCGAGGTTGCGGGAGCTGATGCTGGCCGACCTCGCCATCCGTACCGACAGTGTGCCGGCCACCCGGCTCGGCGAGGTCGTCGACCGGTTGCGCGGCGAGCTGAACGGACTGGCAGCCACCCTCGACCCGGAATGGCTGGCCGAGTTGGACGAGGAATTGCGCTGGCTGCTGGCCGAGTTGACCGAGGCCGAACGGGAACCGGCTCGGCTGCGTTCGTTGCTGCGGCGGGAGCGTTACCTGCGGCTGTTGGATCTGCTGGTCACCGCCGTGCGTGGTCCGAAGGTGGACGAGAACGCCGCGGAGTTGAAGGCGGGCGACATCGTCATCGGACTGCTCGACCACAGTTGCAAGAAGCTGCTGAAGATCGCCGGTGCGCTGGGTCCGGGTGCCGGCGGTCGGGCCTGGATGACCGCAGCGGTCGCGGCCGAGGAGACCGCCAGGATCGACCGGTTGGCGGCGTTGGTGGCCGGCAAGAAGGAACGCCGGGTCGCCCGTCGGCTGCGGCCGGCGATCAAGCTGCTGCTGGCCTCGCAGACCGACGCCGAGCTGGCCGCCGCGGCGCAGCGACAGGCTCGCTTCGCCACCGCGGCCGAGGCGTTCGAGTTGGGCCGGGACTATCAACGGCTGCGGCAACGTCAGCACGAGGCCGAACGCGACTTCCTCCGGCTGTGGCCCCGGATCGTGGCGAAGGTGCATCGGTGA
- a CDS encoding TetR/AcrR family transcriptional regulator → MPGPTPRQLAREETLRRIKLLALQQLAESGAGELSLRAIARELNIVSSAIYRYFGSRDELITALITDAYNDLAEVLEAAVVGSRRSAQRRWRDLCAALRDWARGEPHRFGLIYGTSIPGYRAPQTTVEPAARVFRAFCRSVAPAVGDQSEVHGRQLRVQLADLAEFAELDIDEPAMLALSAAFGQLIGIVSLELGGHFVGVFEPADDLFAAIVDREADHLGLNS, encoded by the coding sequence ATGCCAGGTCCGACACCACGACAGCTTGCTCGCGAGGAAACGCTGCGCCGGATCAAGCTGCTGGCCCTGCAGCAGTTGGCCGAGTCCGGCGCCGGTGAACTCTCGCTGCGCGCGATCGCCCGGGAGCTCAACATCGTCTCCAGCGCGATCTACCGCTACTTCGGCAGTCGAGACGAGTTGATCACCGCGCTGATCACCGACGCCTACAACGACCTCGCCGAGGTGTTGGAGGCCGCGGTGGTGGGGTCGCGACGATCGGCGCAGCGGCGCTGGCGGGACCTTTGCGCGGCTCTGCGGGATTGGGCGCGGGGCGAACCGCATCGCTTCGGTCTGATCTACGGCACCAGCATCCCCGGCTATCGGGCGCCACAGACCACGGTCGAACCGGCGGCGCGGGTGTTTCGGGCGTTCTGCAGATCCGTCGCGCCGGCGGTCGGCGACCAGTCCGAAGTGCACGGCCGCCAGCTCCGCGTCCAGCTGGCCGATCTGGCCGAGTTCGCGGAGTTGGACATCGACGAACCGGCCATGCTGGCCCTGTCCGCCGCCTTCGGTCAGCTGATCGGGATCGTCAGCCTCGAGCTCGGCGGACACTTCGTCGGCGTCTTCGAACCCGCCGACGACCTGTTCGCCGCGATCGTCGACCGCGAGGCCGACCACCTCGGCCTCAACTCCTGA
- a CDS encoding DUF7059 domain-containing protein → MLADDDLERLRSRFIEVDYTVDAIMKLVGDSAQAALGRNNTTPARRRLADDHGPVATLAKLWPLQARVSSDDLDRALPGMRQSLLDTGMIRIDHDQVRALIDLRPYGSDDGAAGWIFSDLTPGLDGPMTPVAEDFVLGVSPASMTLAELTFRRPVGSALDLGTGCGVQSLHLARHADNVVATDVNRRALAMARATMRLNGVDVDLREGSLYEPVADEAFDLIVTNPPYVMSPPATDGRLTYREAGLVGDELVRRVVVDGAARLNPGGSLQVLGNWAQLTGRPWQERLQGWVEPTGCDAHILRREELDPYEYIEIWLADAGLVGSPDYRSRYEAWCDYFDRLGIESVGMGWLTLTRAERERPAITIEDWPYPVEQPIGPAWAERRDAVELARRLSDAELLNRRWQLAPDVEQETVGRPGVADPEAIVLRQQRGFRRAVRAGTVLAGVAGACDGDLRLDQIVGGVATILDLDAQIVAGEVLTEVRQLVVDGLLRESSIQDVE, encoded by the coding sequence GTGCTGGCAGATGATGATCTTGAACGGCTGCGGTCGCGATTCATCGAGGTGGACTACACCGTCGACGCGATCATGAAGTTGGTCGGCGACTCCGCGCAAGCCGCGCTCGGGCGCAACAACACCACGCCGGCTCGCCGCCGGCTCGCTGATGATCATGGTCCGGTGGCGACCCTGGCCAAGCTGTGGCCCTTGCAGGCAAGGGTTTCGTCCGATGATCTTGACCGAGCACTACCCGGGATGCGGCAGTCACTGCTCGATACCGGGATGATCCGGATCGATCATGATCAGGTCCGCGCGCTGATCGATCTTCGCCCGTACGGCAGCGATGACGGTGCGGCCGGCTGGATCTTCTCCGATCTCACACCCGGTTTGGACGGGCCGATGACACCGGTCGCAGAGGACTTCGTGCTCGGTGTCTCGCCGGCGTCGATGACCCTGGCCGAACTGACCTTCCGCCGGCCGGTCGGGTCCGCGCTCGACCTGGGCACCGGCTGTGGAGTGCAGAGCCTGCATCTGGCCCGGCACGCGGACAACGTCGTGGCTACCGACGTCAACCGGCGCGCGCTGGCGATGGCCCGTGCGACCATGCGGCTCAACGGCGTCGACGTCGACCTCCGCGAGGGCAGCCTGTACGAACCGGTCGCCGACGAGGCGTTCGACCTGATCGTCACCAATCCGCCGTACGTGATGTCGCCGCCGGCCACCGACGGCCGGCTGACCTACCGCGAGGCCGGTCTGGTCGGCGACGAGTTGGTCCGCCGTGTCGTCGTCGACGGCGCGGCGCGGCTCAACCCGGGCGGCAGCCTGCAGGTGCTCGGCAACTGGGCCCAGCTGACCGGCCGGCCGTGGCAGGAACGGCTGCAGGGCTGGGTCGAGCCGACCGGCTGCGATGCGCACATCCTGCGCCGCGAGGAACTCGACCCGTACGAGTACATCGAGATCTGGCTGGCCGACGCCGGGCTGGTCGGATCGCCGGACTACCGCAGCCGGTACGAGGCCTGGTGCGACTACTTCGACCGCCTCGGGATCGAGTCGGTCGGGATGGGTTGGCTGACTCTCACCCGGGCCGAACGGGAACGTCCGGCGATCACCATCGAGGACTGGCCCTATCCGGTTGAGCAGCCGATCGGGCCGGCCTGGGCGGAGCGCCGCGACGCGGTCGAGCTGGCCCGGCGGCTGAGCGATGCCGAGCTGCTGAACCGGCGCTGGCAACTCGCCCCCGACGTCGAGCAGGAGACGGTCGGCAGGCCGGGTGTGGCCGATCCGGAAGCTATTGTGTTGCGGCAACAGCGCGGATTCCGTCGCGCCGTACGGGCCGGGACCGTGCTGGCCGGCGTGGCCGGCGCCTGCGACGGTGACCTGCGACTGGACCAGATCGTCGGCGGGGTGGCGACCATTCTCGACCTGGACGCACAGATCGTGGCGGGCGAGGTGTTGACCGAGGTCCGGCAGCTGGTCGTCGACGGTCTTCTCAGGGAAAGCTCAATTCAAGACGTAGAGTGA
- a CDS encoding transglycosylase family protein: MSNSKITKRVLGASAAVAVAAGIGMATSTPAHADVWDKVAQCESGGNWGIDTGNGFHGGLQFTQSTWNANGGSGSAANASKSEQKRVAQNVLKSQGPGAWPVCGAKAGLSRSNGSTGSYSSSSNSSSNYSSSKKSYKSNYSSNTTSRSSYRPSYSTNNSQSGTTSTSTYTPRHSTGTYSQQSSSYQLPKHAYKGTGEYVTIKSGDSLAKIADQHNVKGGWMALWSINHSKISNPNLILAGDKIEL, from the coding sequence TTGTCCAACTCCAAGATCACCAAGCGGGTTCTCGGCGCTAGCGCGGCCGTTGCAGTGGCTGCCGGAATCGGCATGGCGACCTCGACCCCGGCGCACGCAGACGTCTGGGACAAGGTTGCGCAGTGTGAAAGCGGCGGCAACTGGGGCATCGACACCGGCAACGGTTTCCACGGCGGCCTGCAGTTCACCCAGTCGACCTGGAACGCCAACGGCGGTTCGGGTAGCGCGGCCAACGCGTCGAAGAGCGAGCAGAAGCGCGTCGCTCAGAACGTGCTGAAGTCGCAGGGCCCGGGCGCATGGCCGGTCTGTGGCGCCAAGGCGGGCCTGTCCCGTTCGAACGGCTCCACCGGCAGCTACAGCTCCTCCAGCAACAGCTCGAGCAACTACAGCTCCAGCAAGAAGAGCTACAAGAGCAACTACAGCTCGAACACCACCTCGCGGAGCAGCTACCGTCCCAGCTACTCCACCAACAACAGCCAGTCGGGCACCACCTCGACCAGCACCTACACCCCCCGGCACAGCACCGGCACCTACTCCCAGCAGTCGTCGAGCTACCAGCTCCCGAAGCACGCCTACAAGGGCACCGGCGAGTACGTAACCATCAAGTCCGGTGACTCGCTGGCCAAGATCGCCGACCAGCACAACGTCAAGGGCGGCTGGATGGCTCTGTGGAGCATCAACCACAGCAAGATCTCCAACCCGAACCTGATCCTGGCGGGCGACAAGATCGAGCTCTGA
- the topA gene encoding type I DNA topoisomerase, with protein MATNTGHRLVIVESPTKVKTIAGYLGDGFVVESSRGHVRDLPTGASQVPAKYKGEKWARTGINVENGFQPIYVVSPDKRATIKQLKQALDGADELLLATDDDREGEAIAWHLLEELKPKVPVRRMVFHEITQGAIHDALANPRDLDIDKVDAQETRRILDRLYGYEVSPVLWRKVMPRLSAGRVQSVATRLVVDRERERIAFRSAGYWDLDAILDASESSTLDASESSGGQADPPQFPARLTHVGQARVAQGRDFDDRGNLKTGSDTLVHLDQTAAESLAVKLREAAFSVVSVESRPYTRKPYAPFRTTTLQQEAGRKLGFTAQRTMSVAQDLYEGGFITYMRTDSITLSSSAVHAARDQVSRLFGDAYLPEAPRTYASKVKGAQEAHEAIRPSGESFRTPAQTGLTGDQFRLYDLIWKRTIASQMRDAQGNTVTVKINAAPADGDHCTFVASGRTITFHGFLKAYVESRDDASETDDQQTRLPNLTEGQTLRPEEVTASGHETKPPARYTEPSLVAKLEELNIGRPSTYATIIRTITSRDYVFKKGSALVPTWLAFAVTSLLEKHFPRLVDYQFTAGMEAELDKIADGDLARLEVLKEFYFGKGDQEGLHKLVNELGDIDARALSTFQIGDLDSGVVARVGRYGTYVEDGDGNRASVADDLPPDELTVDLAKELLSKPMGEEHDLGVDPASGHQVVAKNGRFGPYVTEVLDENAPKGAKPRTGSLFKSMSIDTVTLDQALQLMNLPRVVGVATDGVEITAQNGRYGPYLKKGTDSRSLTSEEQIFDITLDEAEKIYAQPKQRGRAAAKPPLKELGDDPATGKPMVIKDGRFGPYVTDGEYNATLRRDDSIESMSAERAAELLAEKRAKGPAPKKRTAKKSAAKKAPAKKTAAKKTTAKKVTAKKTAVKKSS; from the coding sequence GTGGCAACGAACACCGGACACCGCTTGGTGATTGTCGAGTCACCGACCAAGGTGAAGACGATCGCCGGCTATCTCGGCGACGGCTTCGTGGTCGAGTCCTCTCGCGGCCACGTCCGTGATCTGCCCACCGGTGCCTCCCAGGTGCCGGCCAAGTACAAGGGCGAGAAGTGGGCCCGCACCGGCATCAACGTGGAGAACGGCTTCCAGCCGATCTACGTGGTCTCGCCGGACAAGAGGGCCACCATCAAGCAGCTGAAGCAGGCGTTGGACGGTGCCGACGAGTTGCTGCTGGCCACCGACGACGACCGCGAAGGCGAGGCCATCGCCTGGCACTTGTTGGAGGAACTGAAGCCCAAGGTGCCGGTCCGCCGGATGGTCTTCCACGAGATCACCCAGGGCGCGATTCATGACGCGTTGGCCAATCCGCGGGACCTGGACATTGACAAGGTCGACGCCCAGGAGACCCGCCGGATCCTGGACCGGTTGTACGGCTATGAGGTGTCGCCGGTGCTCTGGCGCAAGGTGATGCCGCGGCTGTCCGCCGGCCGGGTGCAGTCGGTCGCCACCCGGCTGGTGGTCGACCGGGAACGCGAACGCATCGCCTTCCGCAGCGCCGGCTACTGGGACCTGGACGCCATTCTTGACGCGAGCGAGAGCTCGACCCTTGACGCGAGCGAGAGCTCGGGCGGTCAGGCCGATCCGCCCCAGTTCCCGGCTCGGCTGACCCACGTCGGCCAGGCACGGGTGGCTCAGGGCCGCGACTTCGACGATCGCGGAAACCTGAAGACCGGCTCCGACACCCTGGTGCACCTGGACCAGACCGCTGCCGAGTCGCTGGCGGTCAAGCTCCGCGAGGCCGCCTTCTCGGTGGTCAGCGTCGAGTCCCGGCCCTACACCCGCAAGCCGTATGCACCGTTCCGCACCACCACGCTGCAGCAGGAGGCCGGCCGCAAGCTCGGCTTCACCGCACAGCGGACGATGTCGGTCGCCCAGGATCTGTACGAGGGCGGCTTCATCACCTACATGCGAACCGACTCGATCACGTTGTCCAGCTCGGCCGTGCATGCCGCCCGGGATCAGGTGTCGCGGTTGTTCGGCGACGCCTACCTGCCCGAGGCGCCGAGAACCTATGCCAGCAAGGTGAAAGGCGCCCAGGAGGCACACGAGGCGATCCGTCCGTCCGGTGAGTCCTTCCGCACCCCGGCACAGACCGGTCTGACCGGGGACCAGTTCCGGCTCTACGACCTGATCTGGAAGCGCACCATCGCCTCCCAGATGCGTGATGCACAAGGCAACACGGTAACGGTCAAGATCAACGCCGCACCGGCCGATGGCGATCACTGCACGTTCGTCGCCTCCGGCCGGACGATCACCTTCCACGGATTCCTCAAGGCCTACGTGGAATCCCGCGACGACGCCAGCGAGACTGATGATCAACAGACCCGGCTGCCGAATCTGACCGAGGGGCAGACGCTTCGGCCCGAGGAGGTCACCGCCTCCGGTCACGAGACGAAGCCGCCGGCCCGTTACACCGAACCGTCGCTGGTGGCCAAGCTGGAAGAGCTGAACATCGGCCGGCCGTCCACCTACGCGACCATCATCCGTACCATCACCAGCCGTGACTACGTGTTCAAGAAGGGGTCCGCGCTGGTCCCGACCTGGTTGGCGTTCGCGGTCACTTCGCTGCTGGAGAAGCATTTCCCGCGGCTGGTCGACTACCAGTTCACCGCCGGCATGGAGGCCGAACTGGACAAGATCGCCGATGGCGATCTTGCTCGGCTGGAGGTGCTGAAGGAGTTCTACTTCGGCAAGGGTGATCAAGAAGGTCTGCACAAGCTGGTCAACGAGCTGGGCGACATCGACGCCCGAGCACTGTCGACCTTCCAGATCGGTGATCTTGATTCCGGTGTGGTCGCCCGGGTCGGTCGCTACGGCACCTACGTCGAGGACGGCGACGGCAACCGAGCCTCGGTCGCCGATGATCTTCCGCCGGACGAGCTGACAGTTGATCTTGCCAAGGAGCTGCTCAGCAAGCCGATGGGCGAAGAACATGATCTTGGTGTCGACCCGGCCAGCGGCCATCAGGTGGTGGCCAAGAACGGCCGCTTCGGCCCGTACGTGACCGAGGTGCTGGATGAGAACGCGCCCAAGGGCGCGAAGCCTCGTACCGGTTCATTGTTCAAGTCGATGAGCATCGACACGGTCACTCTTGATCAAGCCCTGCAGCTGATGAATCTGCCTCGGGTGGTCGGCGTCGCCACCGATGGCGTGGAGATCACCGCGCAGAACGGTCGCTACGGGCCGTACCTGAAGAAGGGTACGGATTCCCGCTCGCTGACCAGTGAGGAACAGATCTTCGACATCACCCTGGACGAGGCGGAGAAGATCTACGCCCAGCCCAAGCAGCGCGGTCGGGCAGCCGCCAAACCACCGCTGAAGGAACTCGGCGACGACCCGGCCACCGGCAAGCCGATGGTGATCAAGGACGGCCGCTTCGGCCCCTACGTCACCGACGGTGAATACAACGCCACCCTGCGCCGGGACGATTCGATTGAGTCGATGTCGGCCGAACGGGCTGCCGAGTTGCTGGCGGAGAAGCGGGCCAAGGGCCCGGCGCCGAAGAAGCGGACGGCCAAGAAGTCCGCTGCCAAGAAGGCCCCGGCGAAGAAGACGGCTGCGAAGAAGACGACCGCCAAGAAGGTGACCGCGAAGAAGACGGCGGTCAAGAAGTCCTCCTGA
- a CDS encoding PSP1 domain-containing protein → MSRVMAVSFERYGRLYYLDAGEADYQIGDRVLVPTEGGPEVAECVWAPEWLTEDFGELPRCAGKADDAALDRDTANKRRRAEAKLVAKKLIKKHELPMKVVGIDYLDRGTDFDELVVIYFTAPHRVDFRTLVSDLARSLRARIDLRQVGARDAARLTGGIGSCGRDLCCATFLKDFEPVSLRLAKAQDLPANPLRISGACGRLMCCLKYEHPLYAGFARTAPKVGSKVSTDDGDGVVVAHQVPSDSVVVRMRDSGAITSCAVASICGSRAAYKQREPESDTEAEDRRSDRSGGQ, encoded by the coding sequence ATGTCCCGTGTGATGGCCGTCTCCTTCGAACGGTACGGGCGGCTCTACTACCTCGATGCCGGAGAGGCCGACTACCAGATCGGCGATCGGGTGCTGGTGCCGACCGAAGGCGGGCCCGAGGTGGCCGAGTGCGTGTGGGCGCCGGAGTGGCTGACCGAGGACTTCGGTGAGTTGCCGCGCTGTGCCGGCAAGGCGGACGACGCCGCGCTGGATCGCGATACCGCCAACAAGCGCCGCCGGGCCGAGGCCAAGCTGGTGGCCAAGAAGTTGATCAAGAAGCACGAGCTGCCGATGAAGGTGGTCGGCATCGACTACCTCGATCGCGGGACCGACTTCGACGAGTTGGTGGTGATCTATTTCACTGCGCCGCATCGGGTCGACTTTCGTACGCTGGTCAGCGACCTGGCCCGCAGTCTGCGAGCCCGCATCGACCTGCGTCAGGTCGGAGCCCGCGACGCCGCTCGGCTCACCGGAGGCATCGGCAGCTGCGGCCGGGATCTCTGCTGCGCAACGTTCCTGAAGGACTTCGAACCGGTCAGCCTGCGGCTGGCCAAGGCGCAGGACCTGCCGGCCAATCCGTTGCGGATCTCGGGCGCGTGCGGCCGGCTGATGTGCTGCCTGAAGTACGAGCATCCGCTGTACGCCGGCTTCGCTCGGACCGCGCCCAAGGTCGGATCGAAGGTGTCCACCGACGACGGCGACGGCGTCGTGGTCGCGCACCAGGTGCCGTCGGACTCGGTGGTGGTGCGGATGCGCGATTCGGGTGCGATCACCAGCTGCGCGGTCGCCTCGATCTGCGGCTCCCGGGCGGCGTACAAACAACGCGAGCCCGAATCCGACACCGAGGCCGAGGACCGGCGCTCGGATCGGTCCGGCGGCCAGTAG
- a CDS encoding type IV toxin-antitoxin system AbiEi family antitoxin domain-containing protein — protein MYSRIDPSPELRRLAELQAGVVTREQAVGLGFGVRGQRRMVDQGHWQRLSPGILLTHGLSADWLALAWAGVLRGGDTARLSGLSAAYLHRLIDEPPDRFVILIPGEQRRQSEPPWTFRRERPGVRRARSVGGPPRTTIEDTVLDLSDGGFPEAGRSALAWVTDAVQRRLTTVERLSRALRQRQRLAGRSVLAAILSDVEEGAHSVLEHRYLVRVERAHGLPRGARQVHAEGGRRQRLS, from the coding sequence ATGTACTCACGCATTGACCCGTCGCCCGAACTGCGACGGCTGGCCGAACTCCAGGCGGGAGTCGTGACTCGGGAGCAGGCCGTCGGACTCGGGTTCGGCGTTCGCGGCCAGCGACGCATGGTCGACCAAGGACATTGGCAGCGGCTGTCGCCAGGCATTCTGCTCACCCATGGGCTGTCGGCCGATTGGCTCGCTCTCGCCTGGGCGGGGGTGCTTCGCGGGGGCGACACGGCTCGGTTGAGCGGGCTCTCCGCGGCGTACCTGCATCGATTGATCGACGAGCCGCCGGACCGCTTCGTGATCTTGATACCGGGTGAGCAGCGACGGCAGTCGGAGCCGCCCTGGACGTTCCGCAGGGAACGACCTGGCGTTCGTCGGGCGCGCTCGGTCGGTGGCCCGCCGCGTACAACGATCGAGGACACCGTGCTCGATCTGTCCGACGGAGGCTTTCCCGAGGCCGGTCGCTCCGCTCTGGCCTGGGTGACCGATGCCGTGCAGCGCAGGCTCACGACCGTCGAGCGATTGAGCCGGGCACTGCGACAGCGGCAGCGACTGGCCGGTCGGTCGGTGCTGGCCGCGATCCTCTCCGATGTGGAGGAGGGCGCCCACTCGGTGCTTGAGCATCGCTACCTGGTACGGGTCGAACGTGCCCACGGACTTCCCCGGGGTGCGCGCCAGGTGCACGCCGAGGGCGGTCGGCGGCAACGCCTATCGTGA
- the tmk gene encoding dTMP kinase — MSAAGRGLFVVFEGGDGSGKSTQTALLCDWLAATGRSYLKTFEPGDSTAGQLIRRIVLDPSTGELAAKAEALLYAADKAHHLDAVVRPALARGEVVVCDRYVDSMLAYQGGGRDLDPGELETLARWATDDLRPDLTVLLDGDPAELVAAMVKKDRIEAAGVDFHRAARARFLALAASDPDHYLVLPAREDRESIAAAVRDRVAALLQ; from the coding sequence GTGAGCGCGGCCGGCCGCGGCTTGTTCGTGGTCTTCGAGGGCGGGGACGGCAGCGGCAAGAGCACCCAGACCGCGTTGCTGTGCGATTGGTTGGCGGCCACCGGCCGGAGCTACCTGAAGACGTTCGAACCCGGCGACTCGACGGCCGGGCAGTTGATCCGCAGGATCGTGTTGGATCCGAGCACCGGGGAACTTGCCGCCAAGGCCGAAGCCCTGTTGTACGCCGCAGACAAGGCCCACCACCTCGATGCGGTGGTCCGGCCGGCGCTGGCCCGCGGCGAGGTCGTGGTCTGCGATCGCTACGTGGATTCGATGCTGGCCTATCAGGGCGGCGGTCGTGATCTTGATCCCGGCGAGCTGGAGACGTTGGCTCGGTGGGCCACCGATGATCTTCGTCCCGACCTGACAGTGTTGTTGGACGGCGATCCGGCCGAGTTGGTCGCGGCGATGGTGAAGAAGGACCGGATCGAAGCTGCCGGCGTCGACTTCCACCGGGCGGCCCGGGCACGCTTCCTCGCCCTGGCTGCATCCGATCCGGATCACTATCTGGTGTTGCCGGCGCGCGAGGACCGGGAATCGATCGCCGCCGCCGTACGGGATCGGGTTGCCGCGCTGCTGCAGTAG
- a CDS encoding DNA polymerase III subunit delta', with protein sequence MTSGIQLSGPTSSSALTGVWSDLVGQAGPVATLQRAVAGGSHAMSHAWLITGPPGSGRSNAARAFAAALQCPDGGCGHCQQCRTALSGAHPDVTLVRTEQLSIGVDEVRELVRRAAMSPTLGRRQVLVIEDADRVTERGADALLKSIEEPAAKTVWILCAPTSDDVVVTIRSRCRTLQLHTPTVAAVAGLLQQRDGIEPTLADYAARASQGHIGRARALARNPEARARREQVLSISDRLNGLGGCLEAAADLVKACSDEAEQLTGQLDARERAELEEALGFGTKGAKPRQTAAAMKDLADQQKARAKRLQRDAIDRALTELTAFYRDVLSVQTGSGAELVNPELAARIGDHARRTAPESTLRRIDALLGCREALENNVAPLLAVEATLIGLEEG encoded by the coding sequence ATGACGTCGGGGATTCAGCTCAGCGGGCCGACCAGCAGCTCCGCCCTGACCGGTGTCTGGTCCGACCTGGTCGGTCAGGCCGGGCCGGTGGCGACCCTGCAGCGTGCGGTCGCAGGCGGTTCCCACGCGATGAGCCACGCCTGGCTGATCACCGGCCCGCCCGGCTCCGGCCGTTCCAACGCGGCCCGCGCGTTCGCGGCGGCGCTGCAATGCCCCGATGGCGGCTGCGGCCACTGCCAGCAGTGTCGTACGGCGCTGTCCGGCGCGCATCCGGACGTCACGTTGGTGCGCACCGAGCAGCTGTCGATCGGCGTCGACGAGGTACGAGAACTGGTTCGCCGGGCCGCGATGAGCCCGACCCTGGGACGACGCCAGGTGCTGGTGATCGAGGACGCCGACCGGGTCACCGAGCGCGGCGCCGACGCGCTGCTGAAGAGCATCGAGGAACCGGCCGCCAAGACGGTCTGGATCCTGTGCGCGCCGACCTCCGACGACGTGGTGGTGACGATCCGATCCCGCTGCCGGACCCTGCAACTGCACACGCCGACCGTGGCTGCGGTGGCCGGGCTGCTGCAGCAGCGCGACGGCATCGAACCGACGCTCGCCGACTACGCGGCGCGCGCCTCCCAGGGCCACATCGGCCGGGCCCGGGCGCTGGCCCGCAACCCCGAGGCGCGGGCACGCCGAGAGCAGGTGCTGAGCATTTCGGACCGGCTGAACGGACTCGGCGGCTGCCTGGAAGCAGCAGCCGACCTGGTCAAGGCCTGCTCCGACGAGGCCGAGCAGCTGACCGGACAGCTCGACGCTCGGGAGCGGGCCGAGCTGGAGGAGGCACTCGGCTTCGGTACCAAGGGCGCCAAGCCGCGACAGACGGCGGCCGCGATGAAGGATCTGGCCGACCAGCAGAAGGCGCGGGCCAAACGGCTGCAGCGCGACGCCATCGATCGGGCGCTGACCGAGCTGACCGCGTTCTATCGCGACGTGCTGAGCGTGCAGACCGGCAGTGGTGCCGAGCTGGTCAACCCCGAGTTGGCCGCCCGCATCGGCGACCATGCACGCCGTACCGCGCCGGAGTCGACGCTGCGCCGGATCGACGCCCTGCTCGGCTGCCGCGAGGCGCTGGAGAACAACGTCGCTCCGCTGCTCGCCGTCGAAGCGACCCTGATCGGTCTGGAGGAGGGCTGA